A genomic window from Dechloromonas sp. A34 includes:
- the argA gene encoding amino-acid N-acetyltransferase, whose amino-acid sequence MSDTPYDEHFVSWFRAVTPYINAFRGKTFVIAFGGKAVASEFAKTLAYDVNLLVSLGIRLVLVHGARPQIEEELLEKNLESIYHRGYRVTDAAALDCVLDAVGSVYLEIEAMLSQGLPNTPMANSRIRVIGGNFITGQPIGVLDGIDMQYAGKVRKVDAEGINAQLGLGNIVLLNCEGPSPTGEIFNLQMEEAAEAVAVAIRADKLVYLTDSRGVTDKEGELLDAMTADEVDKTLSGGEWLSPDIRRYLPCTVRATRAGVGRVHLISYEHDGALLRELFTHDGVGTVVTRESLENIREAKPDDIAALIALIEPMEQEGILVHRPRELLEREIEHFSIMLHDNIIVGCAALYPHSEEEAELACLAVSPDQREWGYGEQLMKRIEKRAKKMGIKRLFVLTTRTEHWFVERGFKLVSVDDLPAKKRDMYNYQRRSKVLFKTL is encoded by the coding sequence ATGAGCGATACCCCTTACGACGAACACTTCGTTTCCTGGTTCCGGGCGGTCACGCCCTACATCAACGCCTTCCGCGGCAAGACCTTCGTCATTGCCTTCGGCGGCAAGGCGGTGGCCAGCGAGTTCGCCAAGACGCTGGCCTACGATGTCAATCTGCTGGTCAGCCTGGGCATCCGCCTGGTGCTGGTGCATGGGGCGCGACCGCAGATCGAGGAAGAGCTGCTCGAGAAGAATCTGGAGTCGATCTACCACCGCGGCTACCGGGTGACCGACGCGGCGGCACTCGATTGCGTGCTCGACGCGGTGGGCAGCGTCTATCTCGAAATCGAGGCCATGCTCTCGCAGGGCCTGCCCAACACGCCGATGGCCAATAGCCGGATTCGCGTGATCGGCGGCAATTTCATCACCGGCCAGCCGATCGGCGTCCTCGACGGCATCGACATGCAGTACGCCGGCAAGGTGCGCAAGGTCGACGCCGAGGGCATCAATGCCCAGCTCGGCCTCGGCAACATCGTCCTGCTCAACTGCGAAGGGCCGTCGCCGACCGGCGAAATCTTCAACCTGCAGATGGAAGAGGCGGCCGAGGCCGTGGCCGTGGCGATCCGCGCCGACAAGCTGGTCTATCTGACCGACAGCCGCGGGGTGACCGACAAGGAAGGTGAACTGCTCGACGCGATGACCGCCGACGAGGTGGACAAGACGCTGAGCGGCGGCGAGTGGCTGTCGCCCGACATCCGCCGCTACCTGCCGTGCACCGTGCGGGCGACGCGGGCCGGCGTTGGCCGCGTACACCTGATCAGCTACGAGCATGACGGCGCCCTGCTGCGCGAGTTGTTCACCCACGACGGGGTGGGCACCGTGGTCACCCGCGAATCGCTGGAAAACATCCGCGAGGCCAAGCCCGACGACATCGCCGCCCTGATCGCATTGATCGAGCCGATGGAGCAGGAGGGCATCCTGGTGCATCGGCCGCGCGAACTGCTCGAACGCGAAATCGAGCATTTCTCGATCATGCTCCACGACAACATCATCGTCGGCTGTGCGGCGCTCTATCCGCACTCCGAGGAAGAGGCCGAACTTGCCTGTCTGGCCGTGTCGCCCGACCAGCGCGAATGGGGTTACGGCGAGCAGCTCATGAAGCGCATCGAGAAACGCGCCAAGAAAATGGGCATCAAGCGCCTCTTCGTGCTGACCACGCGCACCGAGCACTGGTTCGTCGAACGCGGCTTCAAGCTGGTCAGCGTGGACGACCTGCCGGCCAAGAAGCGCGACATGTACAACTATCAGCGGCGTTCGAAAGTTCTGTTCAAGACTTTATAA
- a CDS encoding oxidative damage protection protein, translated as MARTVNCIKLGREAEGLDFPPYPGELGKRIFESVSKEAWQQWIKMQTMLINENRLNLVDARHRKYLAEQVEKHFFGDGADQIQGYVPPKP; from the coding sequence ATGGCACGTACCGTCAATTGCATCAAACTCGGCCGCGAGGCCGAAGGCCTGGATTTCCCGCCCTATCCGGGCGAGCTCGGCAAGCGCATTTTCGAATCGGTCTCGAAAGAGGCCTGGCAGCAGTGGATCAAGATGCAGACCATGCTGATCAACGAAAACCGCCTGAACCTGGTCGATGCGCGGCACCGCAAGTATCTGGCCGAGCAGGTTGAAAAGCATTTCTTCGGCGACGGCGCCGACCAGATCCAGGGTTACGTTCCCCCCAAGCCCTGA
- a CDS encoding PhoX family protein encodes MPATDYPWTAMPNSCFEPAADSIANPTPDNLADPFRRRLLAAAVLTAGGGALAAVGLPLPALAAGRLPDFATLSASTADEVRLASGFAAQLLYAWGDPVSDGPRARADAADSAAEQLQQAGMHHDGMHFFPFVERGNASSTHGLICINHEYTDDGLLHVGGMADWSAEKVAKSKAATGVSVIEVRRAKDGWQVVRPSRWARRITADTPCRISGPARAHPAMLTATDRWGEFALGTLNNCAMGVTPWGTYLTCEENFNGYFKAPTTPSADQMRYGISGKTAGYRWHEFDERFDLARHPNEANRFGWVVEIDPWNPQAAPVKRTALGRFKHEGATVTLARDGRVVVYMGDDERFEYIYKFVSRDRYIAGQSDTATLLDHGTLYVARFGDDGKGRWLPLRHGEKYPNGALTPEYGFSNQGDVAIRCRQAADLAGATKMDRPEWIAVHPQSREVYVTLTNNSQRGTPAGAGLNAANPRPDNVFGHIVRWRESRQDAAANTFDWDIFALTGDPQHASAGQRGTIKGDAYGSPDGLWFDRAGRLWIQTDVSTSVLNQGDYARLGNNQMLVADVRSGETRRFLTGPKGCELTGMTTTPDGKTLFVNIQHPGEGTSERSDPARPTAISAWPASQFPEAVGGRPRSATLAITRPDGQPITT; translated from the coding sequence TTGCCGGCAACCGACTACCCGTGGACCGCCATGCCGAATTCCTGCTTCGAACCCGCTGCCGACTCCATCGCCAACCCGACACCGGACAACCTGGCCGATCCGTTTCGCCGCCGCCTGCTCGCCGCCGCCGTACTGACCGCCGGAGGCGGGGCGCTGGCCGCGGTCGGCCTCCCGCTCCCCGCCCTGGCCGCCGGCCGGCTCCCCGACTTCGCCACGCTGAGCGCGTCCACCGCCGACGAAGTTCGCCTGGCCAGCGGCTTTGCCGCCCAGCTGCTCTACGCCTGGGGCGATCCGGTGTCCGACGGGCCGCGCGCCAGAGCCGACGCCGCCGACAGCGCCGCCGAGCAGTTGCAGCAGGCCGGCATGCATCACGACGGCATGCACTTCTTCCCTTTCGTCGAACGCGGCAATGCTTCCTCGACGCACGGCCTGATCTGCATCAATCACGAATACACCGACGACGGCCTGCTCCACGTCGGCGGCATGGCTGACTGGAGTGCCGAGAAGGTCGCCAAGTCGAAGGCGGCGACAGGCGTTTCGGTGATCGAAGTGCGCCGCGCCAAGGACGGCTGGCAGGTCGTCCGCCCCTCGCGCTGGGCGCGCCGGATCACGGCCGATACGCCGTGCCGGATCAGCGGCCCGGCCCGCGCCCACCCGGCGATGCTGACCGCCACCGACCGCTGGGGCGAATTCGCGCTCGGCACGCTGAACAACTGCGCGATGGGCGTCACGCCCTGGGGCACCTACCTGACTTGCGAAGAGAATTTCAACGGCTACTTCAAGGCCCCGACGACGCCGAGCGCCGATCAGATGCGCTACGGCATCAGCGGCAAGACGGCCGGCTACCGTTGGCACGAATTCGACGAGCGCTTCGATCTGGCGCGCCACCCGAACGAAGCCAACCGCTTCGGCTGGGTGGTCGAGATCGATCCCTGGAACCCGCAGGCGGCGCCGGTCAAACGCACCGCGCTCGGCCGCTTCAAGCACGAGGGGGCCACCGTCACCCTCGCCCGCGACGGCCGGGTCGTCGTCTATATGGGCGACGACGAGCGTTTCGAATACATCTACAAGTTCGTCTCGCGCGACCGTTACATCGCCGGGCAGAGCGACACTGCCACCCTGCTCGACCATGGCACGCTCTACGTCGCCCGCTTTGGCGACGATGGCAAAGGCCGCTGGCTGCCACTGCGCCACGGCGAAAAATATCCGAATGGGGCGCTGACTCCCGAATACGGCTTCAGCAACCAGGGCGATGTGGCGATCCGCTGCCGGCAGGCCGCCGACCTCGCCGGCGCCACCAAGATGGACCGACCGGAATGGATCGCGGTGCATCCGCAGAGTCGCGAGGTCTATGTCACGCTGACCAACAACAGCCAGCGCGGGACCCCGGCCGGAGCCGGCCTGAACGCCGCGAACCCGCGCCCCGATAACGTCTTCGGCCATATCGTGCGCTGGCGCGAAAGTCGCCAGGATGCGGCGGCCAATACCTTCGACTGGGACATCTTCGCCTTGACCGGCGACCCACAGCATGCCAGCGCAGGCCAGCGCGGTACCATCAAGGGCGATGCCTACGGCAGCCCGGACGGCCTGTGGTTCGACCGGGCCGGGCGGCTGTGGATCCAGACCGACGTCTCGACCAGCGTCCTGAACCAGGGCGACTACGCCCGCCTCGGCAACAACCAGATGCTGGTCGCCGATGTGCGGAGCGGCGAAACCCGCCGCTTCCTGACCGGCCCGAAAGGCTGCGAACTGACCGGCATGACGACCACGCCGGATGGCAAAACACTTTTCGTCAATATCCAGCATCCCGGCGAAGGCACCAGCGAACGTTCCGACCCGGCTCGGCCGACCGCGATCTCGGCCTGGCCGGCCAGCCAGTTCCCGGAAGCCGTCGGCGGGCGGCCGCGTTCGGCCACTCTCGCAATCACCCGCCCCGACGGCCAGCCGATTACCACCTGA
- a CDS encoding methyl-accepting chemotaxis protein, which produces MKNGYEFLLGRLGFRGFFVTIGLVFTLAFLAVALPHLLLRWEARQAAEARLEAIRLSEPARQLLRELRQHRARLFFAGAGDAQAATDLPARMPELAAVQDGGDKLRELLAISPEDSAGRKRMQWFAAFSEASDGLQQQITERLGSAGGMPGDGHLPVLAGIWINDLPLLTESLARLHVLAGVAVREGMVAERLRPELSASIAVAAHALAKLQREIEPLAGAAPALVDLQARVVTLGEQFELIRTLAYGLALSNTVYSTAEVESAIGQPLTQAEEIAQHSERAVLAALGDELERARFDLLMTLLVIAGSMLLSCGGLYLAYSRLASSIELLARGAQQLATGDLAVAIELSGQDELQRIAESLRAVRDGMRSLVGEIVASAQALTAGSLAFAQAAGASAERARQQQGDTAHVVKAVEEAGRQVAEIAQAAGEGDAVARSSDHLASSGLASVSLAKQVLEAMNTDIGLATACLERMEMETRQVSSVVAVIAGIAEQTNLLALNAAIEAARAGESGRGFAVVADEVRKLAERTAQSTKEIGQMIGRMQGIAGETAVAVRTAASHVASSNESAGEAAAAMSRVRDQARQVESASTRITTALVTHRREAERIETLVAGIASLSLENGEALLGAAHSARSLESLAADLRRAIGRFRLAGAAYSPA; this is translated from the coding sequence TTGAAAAACGGATATGAATTTCTTCTTGGCCGCCTCGGCTTTCGCGGCTTCTTCGTCACCATCGGCCTGGTCTTTACCCTGGCCTTTCTGGCGGTCGCACTGCCGCATCTGCTCTTGCGCTGGGAAGCCAGGCAGGCCGCCGAGGCGCGTCTCGAAGCGATCCGCCTGAGCGAACCAGCGCGCCAATTGCTGCGTGAATTGCGTCAGCACCGGGCCCGGCTGTTCTTTGCCGGCGCCGGCGATGCCCAGGCGGCCACCGACTTGCCGGCCAGGATGCCCGAGCTTGCCGCCGTCCAGGATGGCGGCGACAAGCTGCGCGAACTGCTCGCCATCAGCCCGGAAGACAGCGCCGGACGCAAGCGGATGCAGTGGTTCGCCGCTTTCAGCGAGGCGAGCGATGGCCTGCAGCAGCAGATCACCGAGCGCCTGGGCAGTGCCGGCGGCATGCCGGGCGACGGCCATTTGCCGGTTCTGGCAGGAATCTGGATCAACGACTTGCCGCTCCTCACCGAGTCGCTTGCCCGCCTGCATGTGCTGGCCGGCGTCGCGGTGCGCGAAGGCATGGTCGCCGAGCGCCTGCGCCCCGAGCTGTCGGCTTCGATTGCCGTGGCGGCCCATGCACTGGCCAAGCTGCAACGGGAAATCGAGCCGCTGGCCGGCGCCGCGCCGGCCCTTGTTGACCTGCAGGCGCGCGTCGTCACCCTCGGCGAGCAATTCGAACTGATCCGCACGTTGGCCTATGGGTTGGCGCTGAGCAATACCGTGTATTCCACCGCCGAGGTCGAGAGCGCCATCGGCCAGCCCCTGACGCAGGCCGAGGAGATCGCGCAGCACAGCGAGCGGGCCGTGTTGGCCGCGCTCGGCGATGAACTGGAACGGGCCCGCTTCGACCTCTTGATGACGCTGCTGGTGATCGCCGGCAGCATGCTGCTTTCCTGCGGCGGCCTGTATCTGGCGTATTCCCGCCTGGCCTCGAGCATCGAACTGCTGGCCCGCGGCGCGCAGCAACTGGCGACCGGCGATCTGGCAGTGGCGATCGAACTGTCCGGCCAGGACGAATTGCAGCGGATCGCCGAATCGCTGCGCGCGGTACGCGACGGCATGCGTTCGCTGGTCGGCGAAATCGTCGCCAGTGCCCAGGCGCTGACCGCCGGCTCGCTTGCCTTCGCCCAGGCGGCCGGGGCCTCGGCTGAGCGGGCGCGGCAGCAGCAGGGCGATACCGCGCATGTCGTCAAGGCGGTTGAGGAGGCCGGACGCCAGGTCGCCGAGATCGCCCAGGCCGCCGGCGAGGGCGATGCCGTGGCCCGCAGCTCCGACCACCTGGCCAGTTCCGGCCTGGCTTCGGTCAGCCTGGCCAAACAGGTTCTCGAAGCCATGAACACCGACATCGGACTGGCGACAGCCTGTCTGGAACGCATGGAGATGGAGACGCGGCAAGTCTCGTCGGTGGTCGCGGTGATCGCCGGGATCGCCGAACAGACCAACCTGCTGGCACTCAATGCCGCCATCGAGGCGGCGCGGGCCGGCGAAAGCGGCCGCGGTTTTGCCGTGGTCGCCGACGAAGTGCGCAAGCTGGCAGAACGGACGGCGCAGAGCACCAAGGAAATCGGCCAGATGATCGGCCGCATGCAGGGTATTGCCGGCGAAACGGCGGTCGCCGTGCGCACGGCGGCCAGCCATGTGGCGAGCAGCAACGAAAGTGCCGGGGAGGCGGCCGCGGCGATGAGCCGGGTTCGGGATCAGGCGCGCCAGGTCGAGTCGGCCAGCACGCGGATCACGACGGCCCTGGTGACCCACCGCCGCGAGGCTGAGCGCATCGAGACACTGGTCGCCGGCATCGCCAGTCTGTCGCTGGAAAACGGCGAGGCCCTGCTCGGCGCTGCGCATTCGGCGCGCTCGCTGGAGAGCCTGGCCGCCGATTTGCGGCGGGCGATCGGGCGCTTCAGGCTGGCCGGAGCCGCATACAGTCCGGCCTGA
- a CDS encoding GGDEF domain-containing protein produces MNVMLVAMDVEAAELCRIMAEGLLYPVFQPIMDFRVRAILGYEALIRGPADSALHRPDQLFAAAARSGVALDLEHACREASLRAFAAQRLAGRLFLNVTPGCLLDHKMMNGHTRALLAELGITPNRIVIELTENQQITDLPGIHEALLHYRGRGFQIAIDDLGEGFANLRMWSELRPEFVKIDKHFVHGIADDRIKFHFVRAMQDLAEICNASLVAEGIERGDDFTCIRDMGIACGQGFFIARPETHPVRVLPAGIVAALGQQRLSLSPMMGGMPTARTLLRPIAPVPEDATNAMVIDRFEADPELDVLPVVHEGQPIGMINRHSMIDRFARPFRKELFGRKPCEMFMDHAPLVVDQHATIQELALMLALAPKHYLFDGFIVTGDGSYLGVGSSHDLMATITEMQISAARYANPLTQLPGNVPINEHIDRMLTAGSSFVAAYVDIDNFKPYNDAFGYRRGDDVIQTLGRLIGDIADERQDFVGHIGGDDFFVIFQSADWEMRCWQLVSAFAEAMNALLSPEERAHGGYMAENRRGELSFQVLPTLSVGVVRIGPGDFESHREVAAAASVAKKQAKKKSRDPASESLGGSVFVERRRPASGEGMNVLARALN; encoded by the coding sequence ATGAATGTGATGCTTGTTGCGATGGATGTCGAAGCTGCCGAGTTGTGCCGGATCATGGCCGAAGGGCTGCTCTATCCAGTTTTTCAGCCGATCATGGATTTCCGCGTGCGGGCCATTCTCGGTTACGAGGCCCTGATCCGCGGCCCGGCGGACAGTGCCCTGCATCGTCCCGATCAGCTGTTCGCTGCCGCCGCCCGCAGCGGCGTCGCGCTCGATCTCGAACACGCCTGCCGCGAGGCCAGTCTGCGCGCCTTTGCCGCCCAGCGTCTGGCCGGCCGCTTGTTCCTGAACGTCACGCCGGGGTGTCTGCTCGATCACAAAATGATGAACGGCCACACCCGCGCCCTGCTCGCCGAGCTGGGCATCACGCCCAACCGCATCGTCATCGAATTGACCGAGAACCAGCAGATTACCGATCTGCCGGGCATCCACGAAGCCTTGCTGCACTATCGTGGGCGCGGGTTCCAGATCGCCATCGACGACCTCGGCGAAGGCTTCGCCAATCTGCGCATGTGGTCTGAGCTGCGCCCGGAATTCGTCAAGATCGACAAGCACTTCGTGCATGGCATCGCCGACGACCGCATCAAGTTCCATTTCGTGCGGGCGATGCAGGATCTGGCGGAAATCTGCAACGCCTCGCTGGTCGCCGAAGGCATCGAACGAGGCGACGATTTCACCTGCATCCGCGACATGGGCATCGCCTGCGGTCAGGGGTTTTTCATTGCGCGTCCCGAGACCCACCCGGTGCGCGTGTTGCCGGCCGGCATCGTGGCCGCCCTCGGACAGCAACGCCTGTCGCTGTCGCCGATGATGGGCGGCATGCCGACGGCGCGCACGCTGCTGCGGCCGATCGCGCCGGTGCCCGAGGATGCGACCAATGCGATGGTCATCGACCGCTTCGAGGCCGATCCGGAACTCGACGTGCTGCCGGTGGTGCACGAAGGTCAGCCGATCGGCATGATCAACCGCCACAGCATGATCGACCGCTTCGCCCGGCCCTTCCGCAAGGAACTGTTCGGGCGCAAGCCTTGCGAAATGTTCATGGACCACGCGCCGCTGGTCGTCGATCAGCATGCCACCATCCAGGAGCTGGCGCTGATGCTGGCGCTGGCCCCCAAGCATTACCTGTTCGACGGCTTCATCGTGACCGGCGATGGCTCCTACCTCGGGGTCGGCAGCAGCCACGACCTGATGGCGACGATCACCGAGATGCAGATCAGTGCGGCGCGCTACGCCAATCCGCTGACCCAGCTGCCCGGCAACGTGCCGATCAACGAGCACATCGACCGCATGCTGACGGCCGGCAGCAGCTTTGTCGCGGCCTATGTCGATATCGACAATTTCAAGCCTTACAACGATGCCTTCGGCTACCGGCGGGGCGATGACGTGATCCAGACGCTGGGCCGGCTGATCGGCGACATTGCCGACGAACGCCAGGATTTCGTCGGCCACATCGGCGGCGACGACTTCTTCGTGATCTTCCAGAGCGCCGACTGGGAAATGCGCTGCTGGCAGCTGGTCAGCGCCTTCGCCGAAGCCATGAACGCGCTGCTCAGCCCCGAGGAGCGGGCGCACGGCGGCTACATGGCGGAAAACCGGCGCGGGGAGCTGAGCTTTCAGGTTCTGCCGACGCTATCGGTCGGGGTGGTGCGCATCGGTCCCGGCGACTTCGAATCGCACCGCGAGGTGGCGGCCGCCGCCTCGGTGGCCAAGAAGCAGGCCAAGAAGAAATCGCGCGATCCGGCCAGCGAGTCGCTCGGCGGCAGCGTTTTTGTCGAGCGACGCCGCCCGGCCTCGGGGGAAGGAATGAACGTGCTGGCACGCGCCCTGAATTGA
- a CDS encoding patatin-like phospholipase family protein: MPGINLALQGGGAHGAFTWGVLDALLEDGRFDVEGVSGTSAGAMNAICLAQGLMDGGKEGARAALRRFWTAVAESSPFQQGGDGSTMAPGLKLMLQWTDHLSPEQLNPFDLNPLRDIITAQIDFAALQRHSPIKVFIAATHANSGKLRIFRNPELSIDALLASACLPTIHRSILIDGEPYWDGGYSANPAVFPLFYECTTGDILLVLLTPLHYAETPESASDIKLRLRELAFNATFLREMRMFAHVRDQIEQEPHSRWLPRWLQTSRFEKRIGAIRFHAVTADELLQTLPPESKLAVNLPFFERLHESGREHGQDWLRNQGPTVGRASTLDLARLFY; the protein is encoded by the coding sequence ATGCCCGGAATCAATCTCGCGCTGCAAGGTGGTGGCGCTCACGGCGCCTTCACTTGGGGCGTACTCGATGCCCTGCTCGAAGACGGACGGTTCGACGTTGAAGGGGTCAGCGGCACCAGCGCAGGGGCGATGAACGCCATCTGCCTGGCCCAGGGCCTGATGGACGGTGGCAAGGAAGGGGCGCGCGCCGCGCTGCGCCGCTTCTGGACCGCAGTCGCCGAAAGCTCGCCCTTCCAGCAGGGCGGCGACGGCAGCACCATGGCGCCGGGCCTGAAGCTGATGCTGCAATGGACCGACCATCTGTCGCCGGAGCAACTCAACCCCTTTGACCTCAATCCATTGCGCGACATCATCACCGCGCAGATCGACTTCGCCGCCCTCCAGCGCCATAGCCCGATCAAGGTCTTCATCGCCGCGACCCACGCCAATTCGGGCAAGCTGCGCATTTTCCGCAACCCCGAACTGTCGATCGACGCCCTGCTCGCCTCGGCCTGCCTGCCGACCATCCACCGGAGCATCTTGATCGACGGTGAGCCTTACTGGGATGGCGGTTACAGCGCCAATCCGGCGGTTTTCCCGCTCTTTTACGAGTGCACCACCGGCGACATCCTGCTCGTCCTGCTCACCCCGCTGCACTATGCCGAAACCCCGGAATCGGCCTCCGACATCAAGCTGCGCCTACGCGAACTGGCCTTCAACGCGACCTTCCTGCGCGAGATGCGAATGTTCGCCCACGTCCGCGACCAGATCGAACAGGAACCCCACTCGCGCTGGCTGCCGCGCTGGCTGCAGACCAGCCGCTTCGAAAAACGGATCGGCGCCATCCGCTTTCACGCTGTCACCGCCGACGAGTTGCTGCAGACGCTGCCACCCGAGAGCAAACTGGCGGTCAATCTGCCCTTTTTCGAGCGACTGCACGAGAGCGGCCGGGAACATGGCCAGGACTGGCTGCGCAATCAGGGCCCGACGGTCGGGCGGGCCTCGACGCTCGACCTCGCCCGCCTGTTTTACTAG
- a CDS encoding DUF4239 domain-containing protein, with protein sequence MLPNDWQTYDHYGYAALAVVGTFLAVIAVHRIMQRPRWAGQMAAWQGVAPPFINIIGVLFGLTLAFLANDTWSAHDRAMNAVFKEADSLRSIAVLSEQLAKPLRDELRTTLVAYGRASADEWPMLAARRSSPEVARLADALLTLLAGKAVANSAGDNVQALMLRKAVEIRDERDLRIGLSQTHVNPLKWLGMAFLGFLTLLSVAVVHLDKPRAALLAVLLFAFAAAPTAAIVLVQGNPFQHPTAVTPGPIIEAIADLPG encoded by the coding sequence ATGCTCCCCAACGACTGGCAGACCTACGACCACTACGGCTATGCCGCGTTGGCCGTGGTCGGCACCTTTCTCGCCGTCATCGCCGTCCACCGCATCATGCAGCGCCCGCGCTGGGCCGGGCAAATGGCTGCCTGGCAGGGGGTCGCGCCGCCCTTCATCAACATCATCGGCGTCCTCTTCGGCCTGACCCTGGCCTTTCTCGCCAACGACACCTGGAGCGCCCACGATCGGGCGATGAACGCGGTATTCAAGGAGGCCGACTCGCTGCGTAGTATCGCGGTCCTTTCCGAACAACTGGCCAAACCCCTGCGTGACGAACTGCGCACGACGCTCGTCGCCTACGGCCGGGCCAGCGCCGACGAATGGCCGATGCTGGCCGCCCGCCGATCGAGCCCGGAAGTCGCCCGTCTGGCCGATGCGCTGCTTACCCTGCTCGCCGGCAAGGCGGTGGCGAACAGCGCTGGCGACAACGTCCAGGCGCTGATGTTGCGCAAGGCCGTCGAAATCCGCGACGAACGCGATCTGCGCATCGGCCTCAGCCAGACCCACGTCAATCCGCTGAAATGGCTGGGCATGGCCTTTCTCGGTTTCCTGACTCTGCTTTCGGTCGCCGTCGTCCATCTCGACAAGCCGCGCGCCGCCTTGCTCGCCGTCCTCCTCTTCGCCTTTGCCGCCGCCCCGACGGCGGCCATCGTGCTGGTCCAGGGCAACCCCTTCCAGCACCCGACCGCAGTCACCCCAGGCCCGATTATCGAAGCCATTGCCGACTTGCCCGGTTAG
- the rpiA gene encoding ribose-5-phosphate isomerase RpiA — protein sequence MTQDELKQAVAQAAADYVAANAPSGSIIGVGTGSTANFFIDALAPLKDRYKGAVASSEATRKRLEDHGIAVFDLNDVEHIPVYVDGADEIDAGLNMIKGGGGALTREKIVAAVADTFVCICDGSKLVDTMGKFPLPVEVIPMARAHVARELAKLGGTPVLREGFVTDNGNLILDVKGLAITDPKGLEAQINQITGVVTNGLFALRPANLLLLGTSEGVKTIR from the coding sequence ATGACCCAGGACGAACTCAAGCAGGCCGTAGCCCAGGCTGCCGCCGATTACGTGGCGGCCAACGCACCGTCCGGCAGCATCATCGGCGTCGGCACCGGCTCGACGGCCAATTTCTTCATCGATGCGCTGGCCCCGCTCAAGGACAGGTACAAGGGCGCCGTCGCCAGCTCCGAGGCCACCCGCAAGCGCCTGGAAGACCACGGCATTGCCGTGTTCGATCTCAACGACGTCGAGCACATCCCGGTCTATGTCGATGGCGCCGACGAGATCGACGCCGGCCTCAACATGATCAAGGGCGGCGGCGGCGCGCTGACGCGCGAGAAGATCGTCGCCGCCGTGGCCGACACCTTCGTCTGCATTTGCGACGGCTCGAAGCTGGTCGACACCATGGGCAAGTTCCCGCTGCCGGTCGAAGTCATCCCCATGGCCCGCGCCCACGTCGCCCGCGAACTGGCCAAACTGGGCGGCACCCCGGTGCTGCGCGAAGGCTTCGTGACCGACAACGGCAACCTGATCCTCGACGTCAAGGGCCTCGCCATCACCGACCCCAAGGGCCTGGAAGCGCAGATCAACCAGATCACCGGCGTCGTCACCAACGGCCTGTTCGCGCTGCGTCCGGCCAACCTCCTGCTACTCGGCACCAGCGAAGGCGTCAAAACCATCCGCTAA